Proteins from a single region of Nitrospira sp.:
- a CDS encoding DUF433 domain-containing protein, which yields MTWRDRITVDPAICHGKPCIKGTRVMVSVVLDNIAAGETPDQITTAYRLAKEDVQAALQYAAELARGRIVSLETGAA from the coding sequence ATGACCTGGCGTGATCGCATAACCGTAGACCCCGCTATCTGTCACGGCAAACCTTGCATCAAAGGGACGAGAGTGATGGTGTCGGTCGTTTTGGATAACATCGCGGCAGGCGAAACTCCCGACCAAATTACGACTGCTTATCGTCTGGCAAAAGAAGACGTCCAAGCCGCGTTGCAGTACGCCGCTGAATTGGCGCGCGGGCGTATCGTTTCGCTGGAGACCGGTGCAGCCTAG